From Pirellulales bacterium:
TGCCGTCAAGTTTATCGTCGCCCAGTGCTCTGCCTACCGACTGCAAGCAGCACAGTGCCGAGATGATCACGACCGTGACGAGTGCAATGCAAACCTTCATCGTCCGCCTCCCTTGAAAAAGTCTGGTGAATTGCGTTGCTGGAAAGTCTGGCGGAAAATTATCACCGATCCACATCGACTTGTCGAGAACGGGCAAATCTTGAACGGCTCGTCGCGTTTCCTTTCCTTGTCGGACTCGGTCATTCGAATGACGGTTTCTCGGCGGGTGCCGCGGCTCGGTTCGTCGGCGCGGCCGGCGGGTCGAAATAGTAATCGAATCCCAGCCAGAAGCTGCGGGCAAAACGGAAAAACCAGATCGGGAACAGAACGCAAAACGCCGTCGCGCCATAGAGCAGGGCGTCTCCGGTTACCCACTCGGTGAAGAAGCAGGCGAAGTAGCCGGCGGTCACCAGTAGCGCGGTCAGTCCATAGTTGATGTAGATCGATCCGAGAAAATAGCCCGACCCGCGGTCGAATTGCATCCCGCAGATCGAGCATCGCGGGTGCATCTGGAACCAGCCGCGAAAGAGCCTCCCTTGGCCGCAGTTGACGCACCGCAATCGGCCGCTTCGCCACAAGATGGTGCGGAGTTT
This genomic window contains:
- a CDS encoding DUF983 domain-containing protein; protein product: MKLRTILWRSGRLRCVNCGQGRLFRGWFQMHPRCSICGMQFDRGSGYFLGSIYINYGLTALLVTAGYFACFFTEWVTGDALLYGATAFCVLFPIWFFRFARSFWLGFDYYFDPPAAPTNRAAAPAEKPSFE